The following proteins are co-located in the Silene latifolia isolate original U9 population chromosome 1, ASM4854445v1, whole genome shotgun sequence genome:
- the LOC141590844 gene encoding uncharacterized protein LOC141590844, whose translation MLKTIENIGSSEKGLQKKTIPLVGFSEETANSFGEIVIPTYAGGINNQGIEASTEQIKAVLQLESPEKPKDVQRLAGKVAALSRFISRSSDKCGLFYNILRKSQRFEWTAEHEKAFRELKHYLSTPPFLSKPEHGKPLFLYLAVTEVAVSAVLVREQNKEQRIRSLDTRNVASSRVGSQRPAARESKMIAYMKVAKELKQKFRDYKLKQVLRDHNVEADDLATLRENFKPTELASIPTVHVLESSIQKVEEADKGELEDQQDGATVLSSTDDQSADQDWYTSYLDWLRHGKLPYDKKEIRGFKKKASRFTLINNVLFRKSLAGPYLRCLDKQKAYTVLHALHSGECGNHAGCRSLSKKSLGQGYFWPTMRADSTEYARKCDACQRFGIPSEIICVNGSQFLSNDTEGYCARWNISLKKSPPRTPKSNEQAESSNKIIMENLRRRLQELGGKRVDELPLVLWSDRTTPKTATC comes from the exons atgctgaaaaccatagaaaacataggGTCCAGCGAGAAAGGCTTGCAGAAGAAGACCATCCCGCTGGTCGGGTTCAGTGAAGAAACAGCTAACTCATTTGGAGAGATCGTGATTCCAACCTATGCAGGAGGAATCAACAATCAG GGAATAGAAGCCAGCACGGAGCAGATTAAGGCAGTGTTACAGCTAGAGTCACCAGAAAAGCCAAAAGATGTGCAACGGCTAGCAGGCAAGGTAGCAGCCTTGAGCAGATTCATCTCGAGATCCTCAGACAAATGCGGGCTATTCTACAACATACTAAGGAAGAGCCAGAGATTCGAGTGGACCGCAGAGCATGAGAAAGCATTCAGGGAactgaaacactacctcagcacTCCGCCATTTCTATCAAAACCAGAACACGGAAAGCCATTGTTCCTTTATCTAGCCGTCACAGAGGTAGCAGTAAGCGCGGTCTTAGTCAGGGAGCAGAATAAGGAGCAAAG aatacgaagcCTTGATACTAGGAATGTAGCTAGCTCTAGAGTTGGGAGTCAGAGACCTGCAG CCAGGGAATCAAAGATGATAGCCTATATGAAAGTAGCGAAGGAGCTTAAGCAGAAATTCAGAGATTACAAGCTCAAACAGGTCCTTAGAGACCATAATGTGGAGGCTGATGACCTAGCAACCCTTAGGGAAAACTTCAAGCCAACAGAGCTGGCCAGCATCCCCACCGTGCATGTATTGGAGTCGTCAATCCAAAAAGTAGAGGAAGCAGATAAAGGAGAACTAGAAGATCAGCAAGATGGAGCGACAGTTCTATCAAGCACAGATGACCAGTCAGCTGACCAGGATTGGTATACGTCTTACCTAGATTGGTTGAGGCACGGCAAGCTGCCATATGACAAAAAGGAGATAAGGGGTTTTAAAAAGAAAGCCTCCAGATTCACGCTGATCAACAATGTGCTTTTTAGAAAGTCACTGGCAggaccctacttacggtgcctggataaACAAAAAGCATATACCGTAttgcatgccctccacagtggcgaatgcgGAAACCATGCAGGTTGCAGGAGTCTGTCAAAAAAATCCCTCGgacaaggctacttctggcctacaatGAGGGCAGACTCAACAGAATACGCCCGGAAATGTGATGCCTGCCAGCG gtttggtatcccatcagaaatcatatgtgtcAATGGATCACAATTCTTGTCAAATGACACGGAAGGATATTGTGCCAGATGGAACATCTCTCTGAAAAAGTCaccacccaggactccaaagtccaatgagCAAGCTGAATCTAGCAATAAGATCATCATGGAAAACTTAAGAAGGAGATtgcaggagttaggaggaaagagGGTAGATGAACTTCCACTGGTACTATGGTCAGACAGGACTACACCAAAGACGGCGACATGctaa